Proteins co-encoded in one Lasioglossum baleicum chromosome 14, iyLasBale1, whole genome shotgun sequence genomic window:
- the LOC143215611 gene encoding uncharacterized protein LOC143215611 produces MLASNDPETRSRGTAPAQGEVIVSSVKKTATMENLKVNPVVQARYLAIEHDLGLIVDKINALRTYFQHPPGRTEKISVEALLGPLYGESPQLPPPITRDDTLPTPTPFSEGGQAKITPTPQELEMEVVPETTNRDRNLGLIGANIQALCPYFRHLPKTDDRDDKRGISKETAPVAKSHSKMPQLEPKEVPLYHRSKRQLPNWGQFEEWTQGKALGKAKDPDACWNCGKYGHVRNECSEELQPHCYRCGRPRVSVRTCPTCGPKWKREEEEYRRANEEAAKRS; encoded by the exons ATGCTAGCAAGCAACGATCCCGAGACCAGATCCCGTGGCACTGCACCGGCCCAGGGAGAAGTTATCGTGAGCTCGGTGAAGAAGACCGCAACG ATGGAGAACCTCAAAGTAAATCCAGTGGTACAAGCAAGGTACCTGGCCATCGAGCACGACCTGGGCCTGATCGTGGATAAAATCAACGCGCTCAGGACTTACTTCCAACACCCGCCCGGGAGGACAGAGAAAATATCGGTGGAGGCCCTACTGGGTCCTCTCTATGGGGAAAGCCCGCAATTACCGCCCCCAATAACACGCGACGACACATTACCGACGCCGACACCATTCTCGGAAGGGGGCCAGGCGAAGATAACACCGACACCTCAAGAGCTCGAGATGGAAGTGGTCCCGGAGACAACGAACCGCGATCGGAACTTGGGTCTAATAGGAGCCAATATACAGGCACTCTGCCCCTACTTTAGACATCTGCCCAAAACGGACGACAGAGACGACAAACGCGGAATCTCGAAGGAGACCGCACCAGTAGCAAAGTCCCATAGCAAGATGCCCCAGCTCGAGCCAAAGGAGGTGCCGCTGTACCACCGCTCCAAGCGCCAATTGCCGAATTGGGGACAGTTTGAAGAATGGACTCAGGGGAAGGCACTCGGGAAGGCGAAAGACCCGGATGCCTGCTGGAATTGTGGGAAGTATGGGCATGTCAGGAATGAGTGCTCAGAAGAACTGCAGCCCCATTGTTATCGATGCGGTCGTCCGAGGGTGTCGGTGCGGACGTGTCCGACGTGCGGGCCCAAATGGAAGCGAGAAGAAGAGGAATATCGTCGAGCGAACGAGGAAGCAGCGAAACGCTCCTGA